Proteins encoded by one window of Brevibacterium atlanticum:
- a CDS encoding citrate synthase: MTSEANLRIADTELTLPEVSSSAGNNGYRIGSLLNETGSVTYDPGFANTASTSSSITFIDGDEGVLQYRGYPIEQLAEQSNFVEVCYLLIYGELPTQEQYDAFDARLRGHTIVHEDLRRFFRAFPYDAHPMPMVAAAVAALSTFYQDDLDVFDEDQIDTSSFRLLAKMPTIAALAHRKNMGLPVIHPDNSLSLVENFLRVNFGVPAEEYEPDPLAVKAMDQLFILHADHEQNCSTSTVRLVGSSQANVFQSISAGVNALAGPLHGGANSAVLEMLQQISASDDGPKKFMERVKNKEDGVRLMGFGHRVYKNYDPRAKIIKKTADEVLARSGGDPLLELAQQLEEIALADDYFVERKLYPNVDFYTGLIYKALGFPTNMFTVLFSVGRLPGWIAQWREMIKDPETKIGRPRQIYTGEYSRDYKDISDR, from the coding sequence ATGACTTCGGAGGCGAACCTCAGGATCGCTGACACGGAGCTGACACTGCCCGAGGTGTCATCGTCCGCAGGCAACAACGGATACCGCATCGGCTCGCTGCTCAATGAGACAGGATCCGTGACCTACGATCCAGGCTTTGCCAACACCGCATCCACCTCGTCGTCCATCACATTCATCGATGGGGATGAAGGTGTTCTGCAGTACCGCGGCTACCCGATCGAACAGCTCGCTGAGCAGTCGAACTTCGTCGAAGTCTGCTACCTCCTCATCTACGGTGAGCTGCCGACGCAGGAACAGTACGATGCTTTCGACGCCCGTCTGCGCGGACACACGATCGTGCACGAGGACCTGCGGCGCTTCTTCCGCGCCTTCCCGTACGATGCGCATCCGATGCCTATGGTTGCAGCTGCGGTCGCGGCTTTGTCGACGTTCTACCAAGATGACCTCGATGTCTTTGACGAGGACCAGATCGACACCTCGTCGTTCCGGCTGCTCGCGAAGATGCCGACGATCGCCGCTCTGGCGCATCGGAAGAACATGGGACTGCCGGTCATCCATCCGGACAACTCTCTGAGCCTGGTCGAGAACTTCCTGCGGGTGAACTTCGGTGTTCCCGCCGAGGAGTACGAGCCGGATCCGCTGGCGGTCAAGGCGATGGACCAGCTGTTCATCCTCCACGCCGACCACGAGCAGAACTGCTCGACGTCGACGGTGCGCCTCGTCGGCTCCTCGCAGGCCAACGTCTTCCAGTCGATCTCGGCCGGTGTCAACGCCCTGGCCGGACCGCTGCACGGCGGCGCGAACTCGGCGGTGCTCGAGATGCTGCAGCAGATCTCGGCCTCCGACGACGGACCGAAGAAGTTCATGGAGCGCGTGAAGAACAAAGAAGACGGCGTGCGTCTCATGGGCTTCGGCCACCGCGTGTACAAGAACTACGACCCGCGTGCGAAGATCATCAAGAAGACCGCCGACGAGGTGCTCGCCCGTTCCGGCGGCGACCCGCTGCTCGAGCTCGCGCAGCAGCTTGAGGAGATCGCCCTGGCAGACGACTACTTCGTCGAGCGCAAGCTCTACCCGAACGTCGACTTCTACACGGGTCTGATCTACAAGGCGCTCGGCTTCCCGACGAACATGTTCACCGTGCTCTTCTCCGTCGGCCGACTGCCCGGCTGGATCGCACAGTGGCGCGAGATGATCAAGGATCCCGAGACGAAGATCGGTCGCCCGCGTCAGATCTACACGGGCGAATACTCCCGCGACTACAAGGACATCAGCGACCGCTGA
- the dapD gene encoding 2,3,4,5-tetrahydropyridine-2,6-dicarboxylate N-succinyltransferase gives MTERIVSARGLATIHSDTVLSVWYPRLSTGETPESAEAAAAPHVTDDGLDALVGIDDARGTHAKVVTTTIDLDAAPASAADAYLRLHALSHRVVTPNDVNLDGIFGHIANVVWTSFGACSPEGFESTRAKLLARGPVAVYGLDKFPRMTDFVIPSGVRIADADRVRLGAHLASGTTVMHEGFVNFNAGTLGSAMVEGRISQGVVVGDGSDIGGGASIMGTLSGGGTHRISIGSGSLLGANAGVGISIGDDCIVEAGLYITAGTRVSVPGEDNAVVKASELSGQNNILFRRNSVSGAVEAIARDSKGIELNPDLH, from the coding sequence ATGACAGAACGCATCGTTTCCGCACGTGGACTCGCCACGATCCATTCCGACACCGTCCTCTCCGTCTGGTACCCGAGGCTGAGCACGGGTGAGACACCCGAATCCGCCGAGGCGGCCGCCGCACCCCATGTCACCGACGACGGTCTCGACGCCCTCGTCGGCATCGACGATGCCCGCGGAACCCACGCCAAGGTCGTCACCACGACGATCGACCTCGACGCCGCCCCCGCCTCGGCGGCCGACGCCTACCTGCGCCTGCACGCACTGTCCCACCGCGTGGTCACACCCAACGACGTCAACCTCGACGGCATCTTCGGCCACATCGCCAACGTCGTGTGGACGTCTTTCGGCGCGTGTTCGCCGGAGGGCTTCGAGTCCACCCGCGCGAAGCTGTTGGCGCGCGGACCCGTCGCCGTCTACGGACTCGACAAGTTCCCGCGGATGACCGACTTCGTCATCCCCTCCGGTGTGCGCATCGCCGATGCCGACCGTGTCCGCCTCGGCGCTCATCTTGCTTCGGGCACCACTGTGATGCACGAGGGCTTCGTCAACTTCAACGCCGGCACCCTGGGTTCGGCCATGGTCGAGGGACGCATCTCGCAGGGCGTCGTCGTCGGCGACGGCTCGGACATCGGCGGCGGCGCTTCGATCATGGGAACGCTCTCCGGCGGCGGAACGCACCGGATCTCGATCGGATCGGGCAGCCTGCTCGGTGCGAACGCCGGTGTCGGCATCTCCATCGGCGATGACTGCATCGTCGAGGCAGGCCTCTACATCACCGCAGGCACGCGCGTCTCCGTCCCCGGCGAGGACAACGCTGTGGTCAAAGCCTCCGAACTCAGCGGTCAGAACAACATCCTGTTCCGCCGCAATTCGGTCTCCGGAGCCGTCGAGGCCATCGCCCGCGACTCCAAGGGCATCGAGCTCAACCCCGACCTGCACTGA